One stretch of Cedecea neteri DNA includes these proteins:
- the metC gene encoding cystathionine beta-lyase, whose amino-acid sequence MKQKMHLETQLVTAGREKRYTQGAVNAVIQRASSLVFDSVKDKKFATANRANGELFYGRRGTLTHFSFQKAMTDLEGGAGCSLYPCGAAAVTNAILAFVSGGDHILMTGAAYEPTQDFCNKILSKFNVSTTYYDPMIGAGIAELIQPNTRVVFLESPSSITMEVQDVPGMIKAIRAVRPDIVIMLDNTWAAGVLFRALDYGVDISIQAGTKYTIGHSDGMLGTAVANERCWDRLRENSYLMGQTLDADTAYMAARGLRTLGVRLKQHEESSLAIARWLSEHPQVERVNHPALAECPGHAFFERDFSGSSGLFSFVLKQRLTDEQLAGYLDNFALFHMAYSWGGFESLILANQPEELNEIRPAGKVDFSGTLVRVHIGLENVEELIADLEAGFARLV is encoded by the coding sequence ATGAAACAGAAAATGCATCTTGAAACCCAACTGGTCACCGCCGGACGGGAGAAACGCTACACCCAGGGCGCGGTAAATGCGGTGATTCAGCGCGCTTCCTCGCTGGTTTTTGACAGCGTAAAAGACAAAAAATTTGCCACCGCCAACCGGGCAAACGGCGAGCTGTTCTATGGTCGCAGAGGCACGCTGACGCATTTCTCCTTCCAGAAGGCGATGACCGACCTGGAGGGCGGCGCCGGGTGCTCGCTTTATCCGTGCGGTGCGGCGGCGGTCACCAACGCGATTCTGGCTTTCGTCAGCGGCGGAGACCATATCCTGATGACCGGCGCGGCCTATGAGCCAACACAGGACTTCTGCAATAAGATCCTGAGCAAATTTAACGTCTCAACGACGTACTACGATCCGATGATTGGGGCCGGGATAGCTGAACTTATCCAGCCCAATACCCGCGTCGTTTTCCTTGAATCTCCGAGTTCAATTACCATGGAAGTTCAGGACGTTCCCGGCATGATTAAGGCAATTCGTGCCGTTAGACCGGACATTGTCATCATGCTGGACAACACCTGGGCCGCCGGAGTGCTGTTCCGCGCGCTGGATTATGGCGTAGATATCTCGATTCAGGCCGGGACCAAATACACCATTGGCCATTCGGACGGCATGCTGGGGACGGCCGTGGCCAACGAGCGTTGTTGGGATCGCCTGCGTGAAAATTCCTACCTGATGGGCCAGACGCTGGATGCCGATACGGCGTATATGGCCGCCCGCGGCCTGCGCACGCTGGGGGTGAGGCTGAAGCAGCATGAAGAAAGCAGCCTCGCGATTGCCCGCTGGCTGTCAGAGCATCCACAGGTGGAGCGGGTTAACCATCCCGCGCTGGCAGAATGCCCTGGGCATGCGTTCTTCGAACGTGACTTTTCCGGCAGCTCCGGCCTGTTCTCCTTTGTGCTGAAACAGCGCCTGACGGACGAACAGCTTGCTGGCTATCTCGACAACTTCGCGCTGTTCCATATGGCGTATTCCTGGGGCGGGTTTGAGTCACTTATCCTGGCCAACCAGCCGGAAGAGCTGAATGAAATCCGCCCGGCCGGAAAGGTAGACTTCAGCGGCACGCTGGTGCGCGTGCATATCGGTCTGGAAAACGTTGAAGAACTGATTGCCGACCTCGAAGCCGGTTTCGCCCGCCTCGTCTGA
- the murQ gene encoding N-acetylmuramic acid 6-phosphate etherase, whose protein sequence is MKINLTKLVTESRNTASAEIDTLPTLDMLKVINNEDKQVPLAVEATLPQVAQVVDKVVAAFARGGRLIYSGAGTSGRLGILDASECPPTFGTPREQVVGLIAGGHPAILQAVENAEDSREMGEQDLRNLNFSARDVLVGIAASGRTPYVLGAMAYAKSVGATVAAISCNPGSEMSLAADIAIEPVVGPEVVTGSSRMKAGTAQKLILNMITTGSMIRSGKVYGNLMVDVEATNAKLIQRQINIVVEATDSSPAQAEEALNACHRHCKTAIFMLLSGLSAEEASEVLAKNQGFIRKALQGLNG, encoded by the coding sequence ATGAAGATTAATTTAACCAAACTGGTCACCGAGAGCCGCAATACGGCGAGCGCGGAAATCGATACGCTGCCCACTTTAGACATGCTCAAAGTTATCAATAACGAAGACAAACAGGTGCCGCTGGCGGTTGAGGCAACGCTGCCGCAGGTGGCTCAGGTCGTCGATAAAGTCGTGGCCGCATTCGCCCGGGGCGGCAGGCTGATTTACAGCGGCGCAGGGACATCAGGCCGGCTGGGTATTCTGGATGCAAGTGAGTGCCCGCCAACTTTCGGCACCCCGCGCGAGCAGGTGGTCGGCCTGATTGCCGGCGGGCATCCGGCCATTTTGCAGGCGGTGGAGAACGCCGAAGACAGCCGTGAAATGGGCGAGCAGGATCTGCGGAACCTGAACTTTAGCGCGCGAGACGTGCTGGTGGGTATTGCCGCCAGCGGCCGCACGCCGTACGTGCTCGGCGCCATGGCCTATGCAAAAAGCGTGGGCGCCACCGTCGCGGCAATCTCCTGTAATCCCGGCAGCGAAATGAGCCTGGCGGCTGATATCGCCATCGAACCCGTGGTCGGCCCCGAAGTCGTCACCGGCTCTTCACGCATGAAGGCGGGTACGGCGCAAAAGCTGATCCTGAATATGATCACTACCGGGTCGATGATCCGCAGCGGCAAAGTCTATGGCAACCTGATGGTGGACGTGGAAGCCACCAACGCCAAGCTGATTCAGCGCCAGATTAATATCGTGGTTGAGGCTACCGATTCCAGCCCTGCGCAGGCAGAAGAGGCGCTCAATGCCTGCCACCGTCACTGTAAAACGGCGATCTTCATGCTGCTGAGCGGCCTGTCTGCCGAAGAGGCCAGCGAGGTGCTGGCGAAAAATCAGGGCTTTATACGTAAAGCATTGCAGGGGTTAAACGGATAG
- the murP gene encoding PTS N-acetylmuramic acid transporter subunit IIBC codes for MAKITGSMMEQVLRLTGGSGNILVCGNCMTRLRLTLKDRDLVQHDELKKIPGVMGVVNGDDQLQIILGPGKAQTASELMNSMLKQGGQSEPENGESADLAALASQNKKQMKAKQNSAVHNFLTKFATIFTPLIPGFIAAGLLLGIATLLQQTLVVEGTAPAAWLTQLIAYMKVFSIGLFTFLSILIGFNTQKAFGGTGVNGAIIASLFILRYVPEGKVGYYAGMDTFFGLTIDPRGNIIGVLLACILGAWIERQVRRMIPDNLDMILTSTITLLITGAITFVAIMPIGGELFKGMSWLFMHLNGNPFGTAILAGLFLIAVVFGIHQGFVPVYFALMDAQGFNSLFPILAMAGAGQVGAALALFARSPKGSMLRTQIKGAIIPGLLGIGEPLIYGVTLPRLKPFITACIGGGIGGFFIGLVAWLGLPVGLNTVFGPSGLVSIPLMTSSQGIFAGMAVYVAGIVIAYAAGFIMTWFFGSKNVDLT; via the coding sequence ATGGCGAAAATCACCGGCTCGATGATGGAACAAGTCCTGCGCCTGACGGGCGGCAGCGGCAATATCCTTGTCTGCGGCAACTGCATGACGCGCCTCAGGCTGACGCTCAAAGACAGAGATCTCGTCCAACACGACGAACTGAAAAAAATTCCCGGCGTGATGGGCGTGGTCAACGGCGACGATCAGCTGCAAATCATTCTCGGCCCTGGCAAAGCGCAAACCGCCAGCGAGCTGATGAATTCGATGCTGAAGCAGGGCGGCCAAAGCGAGCCGGAGAACGGCGAAAGTGCGGATCTGGCCGCGCTCGCCAGCCAGAACAAAAAGCAGATGAAGGCGAAGCAGAACAGCGCGGTGCATAACTTCCTCACCAAGTTTGCCACCATTTTCACGCCGCTGATCCCGGGCTTTATTGCCGCCGGGCTGCTGCTGGGGATTGCCACGCTGCTGCAACAAACGCTGGTGGTGGAAGGCACAGCCCCTGCTGCGTGGCTGACCCAGCTTATTGCCTATATGAAGGTATTCAGCATCGGGCTGTTTACCTTCCTGAGCATTCTTATCGGCTTCAATACCCAGAAGGCTTTCGGCGGCACCGGCGTGAACGGGGCCATCATCGCCTCGCTGTTTATTCTGCGCTACGTGCCGGAAGGCAAAGTGGGCTATTACGCCGGGATGGATACCTTCTTTGGGCTGACAATCGACCCGCGCGGCAACATCATTGGCGTACTGCTGGCATGTATTCTGGGGGCGTGGATCGAACGCCAGGTGCGGCGGATGATCCCGGATAACCTGGACATGATCCTTACCTCGACGATCACCTTGCTGATCACCGGGGCTATCACTTTTGTGGCGATCATGCCCATCGGCGGCGAGCTGTTCAAAGGCATGTCGTGGCTGTTTATGCACCTGAACGGCAACCCATTCGGGACGGCGATTCTGGCCGGGCTGTTCCTGATTGCCGTGGTATTTGGTATTCACCAGGGCTTTGTCCCGGTGTATTTCGCACTAATGGATGCCCAGGGTTTCAACTCGCTGTTCCCTATTCTGGCGATGGCCGGTGCGGGGCAGGTAGGCGCGGCGCTGGCCCTGTTTGCCCGCTCGCCGAAAGGCTCGATGCTGCGCACGCAAATCAAAGGGGCCATTATTCCCGGGCTGCTGGGCATCGGTGAGCCGTTGATTTACGGCGTGACGCTGCCGCGCCTTAAGCCGTTTATCACCGCCTGTATCGGCGGCGGGATAGGTGGGTTCTTCATCGGGCTGGTGGCCTGGCTCGGGCTGCCCGTCGGGCTGAATACCGTCTTTGGCCCGTCCGGGTTAGTGTCGATTCCACTGATGACCTCAAGTCAGGGGATCTTCGCCGGGATGGCGGTTTACGTCGCCGGGATTGTTATCGCCTATGCCGCCGGTTTTATCATGACCTGGTTCTTCGGCAGCAAGAACGTTGATTTAACTTAA
- the tauA gene encoding taurine ABC transporter substrate-binding protein, with the protein MAAKRHSLWLVALALIAAQAHAVDVTVAYQTSAEPAKVAQADDAFAKDSGAKAEWRKFDSGASVVRALASGDVQIGNIGSSPLAVAASQNVPIEVFLLASQLGNSEALVVKKSIKSPQDLIGKRIAVPFISTTHYSLLASLKHWGIKPDQVQILNLQPPAIIAAWQRGDIDAAYVWAPAVNELEKDGSVLTDSAQVGKWGSPTLDVWVVRKDFAEKHPDIVTAFARSAIAAQKGYIDNPEQWLKQPDNLSKLSRLSGVPETDVPGLVKGNTYLTAKQQVEQLSGPVNKAIVDTAKFLKEQGKVPAVATDYSQFVTDRFVKPLAQ; encoded by the coding sequence ATGGCAGCAAAACGACACTCACTTTGGCTGGTTGCACTGGCCTTAATCGCAGCTCAGGCCCACGCGGTGGACGTCACCGTGGCGTACCAGACTTCCGCCGAACCCGCCAAAGTTGCGCAAGCCGATGATGCTTTTGCCAAAGACAGCGGGGCAAAAGCGGAATGGCGCAAATTCGACAGCGGCGCGAGCGTGGTTCGCGCGTTGGCTTCCGGCGACGTTCAAATCGGCAATATCGGCTCCAGCCCGCTAGCCGTGGCGGCCAGCCAGAACGTGCCGATTGAGGTCTTCCTGCTGGCCTCCCAGCTCGGTAATTCGGAAGCGCTGGTGGTCAAAAAAAGCATCAAATCTCCGCAGGACTTAATCGGCAAACGTATCGCGGTGCCGTTTATTTCCACCACCCATTACAGCCTGCTGGCTTCCCTCAAGCATTGGGGTATTAAGCCCGATCAGGTTCAAATCCTTAACCTCCAGCCTCCGGCAATTATTGCCGCCTGGCAGCGCGGCGACATCGACGCCGCCTATGTCTGGGCGCCCGCGGTGAACGAACTGGAAAAAGACGGCAGCGTGCTGACGGACTCTGCGCAGGTGGGCAAATGGGGTTCCCCAACGCTCGACGTGTGGGTGGTGCGTAAAGACTTCGCCGAAAAACATCCTGATATCGTCACCGCCTTTGCCCGCAGCGCCATTGCGGCTCAGAAAGGCTATATCGACAACCCGGAGCAGTGGCTCAAGCAGCCGGACAACCTGAGCAAGCTCTCGCGCCTGAGCGGCGTGCCGGAAACCGACGTCCCTGGGCTGGTGAAGGGCAATACCTACCTGACGGCGAAACAGCAGGTCGAGCAGCTTAGCGGCCCGGTGAATAAAGCTATCGTCGATACCGCGAAGTTCCTGAAAGAGCAGGGCAAAGTACCTGCGGTGGCAACCGACTACAGCCAGTTTGTGACCGACCGCTTCGTGAAGCCGCTGGCGCAGTAA
- the tauB gene encoding taurine ABC transporter ATP-binding subunit: MLQVSHLSAEYGGKAVLDDINLTVDEGELLVVLGPSGCGKTTLLNLIAGFVPYHSGSITLQGKTVEGPGAERGVVFQNEGLLPWRSVLHNVAFGLQLAGQPKPQREELALDMLRKVGLEDKAKRAIWQLSGGQRQRVGIARALATKPQLLLLDEPFGALDAFTREQMQTLLLKLWHESRRQVLLITHDIEEAVFLATELVLLSPGPGRVLERLQLDFGRRFAAGEPCRSIKSDPEFIGKREYVLSRVFEQREGFL; encoded by the coding sequence ATGCTACAGGTTTCGCATCTTAGCGCGGAGTACGGCGGTAAAGCGGTACTCGACGACATTAATCTGACGGTGGACGAGGGCGAACTGCTGGTGGTGCTCGGCCCTTCCGGCTGCGGTAAGACCACGCTGCTTAACCTGATCGCCGGTTTCGTCCCCTATCACTCCGGCAGCATTACGCTGCAGGGCAAAACGGTTGAGGGCCCTGGCGCCGAGCGCGGGGTCGTTTTCCAGAACGAGGGGCTACTGCCCTGGCGCTCGGTGCTGCATAACGTGGCTTTCGGGCTGCAGCTTGCCGGGCAGCCTAAGCCGCAGCGTGAAGAGCTTGCGCTCGACATGCTGCGCAAGGTTGGCCTGGAAGATAAAGCCAAACGCGCCATCTGGCAGCTTTCCGGCGGGCAGCGGCAGCGGGTGGGCATCGCCCGAGCGCTGGCAACAAAGCCCCAGCTTTTACTGCTGGACGAACCGTTTGGCGCGCTGGATGCCTTTACCCGCGAGCAGATGCAAACCCTGCTGCTAAAGCTGTGGCATGAGAGCCGCCGCCAGGTGCTGCTGATCACTCATGATATTGAGGAAGCGGTGTTCCTGGCGACAGAGTTAGTGTTGCTGTCACCGGGCCCTGGCCGCGTGCTGGAACGGCTACAGCTTGATTTCGGTCGTCGTTTTGCCGCCGGAGAGCCGTGCCGCAGCATCAAATCTGACCCTGAATTTATCGGGAAGCGCGAATACGTGCTGAGCCGCGTGTTTGAACAGCGGGAGGGCTTCTTATGA
- the tauC gene encoding taurine ABC transporter permease TauC, whose translation MSVVIQDKPVRRRLTLRWPFSRQLTLSAATLVTLVLLWWWVASQHWVSPLFLPPPGQVLSKLITIAGPQGFMDATLWQHLAASLGRILTALAAAVLIGIPVGIAMGLSSTVRGILDPLIELYRPVPPLAYLPLMVIWFGIGETSKILLIYLAIFAPVAMSTMAGVRSAKQVRIRAAQALGASRLQVIWHVILPGALPEILTGFRIGLGVGWSTLVAAELIAATRGLGFMVQSAGEFLATDVVLAGIGVIAVIAFCLELGLRALQRRLTPWHGEGQ comes from the coding sequence ATGAGCGTAGTCATTCAGGACAAGCCGGTGCGCCGCCGCCTTACGCTGCGCTGGCCGTTTTCGCGGCAGCTGACGCTAAGCGCGGCAACGCTGGTTACGCTGGTGCTGCTGTGGTGGTGGGTTGCCTCTCAGCACTGGGTCAGCCCGCTGTTTCTTCCGCCGCCGGGGCAGGTGCTCTCGAAGCTGATTACTATAGCCGGGCCGCAGGGCTTTATGGACGCCACGCTGTGGCAGCACCTGGCCGCCAGCCTGGGGCGCATTCTTACCGCGCTTGCCGCTGCGGTGCTGATAGGCATCCCGGTGGGCATTGCGATGGGGCTGAGCTCCACCGTGCGCGGCATCCTTGATCCGCTGATCGAGCTTTACCGCCCGGTGCCGCCGCTGGCCTATTTGCCGCTGATGGTGATTTGGTTTGGCATCGGCGAGACCTCCAAAATCCTGCTGATTTACCTCGCGATTTTTGCGCCGGTAGCCATGTCCACCATGGCGGGCGTGCGCAGCGCGAAGCAGGTCCGTATTCGTGCCGCCCAGGCGCTGGGCGCGTCCCGTTTGCAGGTCATCTGGCATGTGATTTTGCCGGGTGCGCTGCCTGAAATTCTGACCGGCTTCCGCATTGGGCTGGGCGTGGGCTGGTCCACGCTGGTGGCCGCAGAGCTTATTGCCGCGACGCGCGGGCTGGGCTTTATGGTGCAGTCGGCCGGTGAGTTTCTGGCAACGGATGTGGTACTGGCCGGGATCGGCGTAATTGCCGTCATCGCATTTTGTTTAGAACTGGGGCTGCGGGCGCTACAGCGCCGCCTGACCCCGTGGCATGGAGAAGGGCAATGA
- the tauD gene encoding taurine dioxygenase, with product MSEKVNVKPLGPYIGAQVSGVDLTRGLSDNQFEQIYHALIRHQVLFFREQEITPSQQRALALRFGDLHIHPVYPHAEGVEEIIVLDTHNDNPPDNDNWHTDVTFIETPPAGAILAAKQLPETGGDTLWTSGIAAFEALSEPFKKLLSGLEAEHDFRKSFQEYKYSHNEVEHQRWREAVAKNPPLRHPVIRTHPVSGKQALFVNEGFTTRIVNLTEKESEALLGFLFAHITKPEFQVRWRWQQNDIAIWDNRVTQHYANADYLPARRIMHRATILGDKPFWRG from the coding sequence ATGAGTGAAAAAGTGAACGTTAAGCCATTGGGGCCGTACATCGGGGCGCAGGTCAGCGGCGTGGATCTGACGCGTGGCCTGAGCGATAACCAGTTCGAGCAGATTTACCACGCGCTGATCCGCCATCAGGTGCTGTTCTTCCGCGAACAGGAGATAACGCCTTCTCAGCAGCGCGCGCTGGCTCTGCGCTTCGGCGACCTGCATATCCACCCGGTTTACCCGCATGCCGAAGGTGTGGAAGAAATTATCGTGCTGGATACCCACAACGATAATCCGCCGGATAACGACAACTGGCACACCGACGTGACCTTTATTGAAACGCCGCCTGCCGGGGCGATTCTGGCCGCGAAGCAGCTGCCGGAAACCGGTGGGGATACGCTGTGGACCAGCGGGATTGCTGCCTTTGAGGCGCTGTCGGAGCCGTTTAAAAAGCTGCTGTCCGGGCTGGAGGCAGAACATGACTTCCGCAAATCGTTCCAGGAGTACAAGTACTCCCATAACGAGGTCGAGCACCAGCGCTGGCGCGAGGCCGTGGCGAAGAACCCGCCGCTGCGCCATCCGGTGATTCGTACTCATCCGGTCAGCGGCAAGCAGGCGCTTTTCGTCAACGAAGGCTTTACCACCCGCATCGTCAACCTGACGGAAAAAGAGAGCGAGGCGCTGCTGGGCTTCCTGTTTGCCCACATCACCAAACCGGAGTTCCAGGTGCGCTGGCGCTGGCAGCAAAACGATATTGCCATTTGGGATAACCGCGTCACCCAGCATTATGCCAACGCTGATTATCTCCCGGCTCGCCGCATCATGCACCGCGCGACTATTCTGGGCGATAAGCCTTTCTGGCGCGGTTGA
- the nepI gene encoding purine ribonucleoside efflux pump NepI encodes MNETAPHAIPATSITRPNWSAVFAIAFCVACLITVEFLPVSLLTPMAQELNISEGVAGQSVTVTAFVAMFASLFITNLIGSTDRRRVVLLFAVLLTASCLLVSFAGNFSLLLLGRACLGLALGGFWAMSASLTMRLVPARTVPKALSVIFGAVSIALVIAAPLGSFLGGIIGWRNVFNAAALMGVACIIWVWKALPSLPGEPAHQKQNMFGLLKRPGVLAGMLAIFMAFAGQFSFFTYIRPVYMTMSGFDVDGLTLVLLSFGIASFVGTSLSAPILKRSLKLALACAPLILAVSAAVLVLWGTNKTVASVIAVVWGLAFALVPVGWSTWITRSLADQAEKAGSIQVAVIQLANTCGAAVGGLALDNLGLLAPLMLSGSLMLLTALLVAVKVRA; translated from the coding sequence ATGAATGAGACCGCTCCCCACGCCATTCCGGCGACCTCGATAACCCGCCCCAATTGGTCAGCAGTATTTGCTATCGCTTTTTGCGTCGCCTGCCTGATTACCGTTGAGTTTTTGCCGGTTAGCCTGTTGACCCCTATGGCACAGGAACTGAATATCTCCGAGGGCGTTGCCGGGCAGTCGGTCACCGTCACCGCGTTTGTGGCCATGTTCGCCAGCCTGTTTATCACCAACCTCATTGGCTCCACCGATCGCCGCCGCGTGGTGCTGCTTTTTGCCGTCCTGCTCACCGCCTCCTGCCTGCTGGTTTCATTTGCCGGTAATTTCTCCCTGCTGCTTTTGGGCCGCGCCTGCCTCGGGCTGGCGCTTGGCGGCTTCTGGGCCATGTCGGCTTCGTTGACCATGCGCCTCGTTCCTGCCCGCACGGTGCCAAAGGCGCTGTCGGTTATCTTCGGCGCGGTGTCGATTGCGTTAGTGATTGCCGCCCCGCTGGGCAGCTTTCTCGGCGGAATAATAGGCTGGCGCAACGTCTTTAACGCCGCGGCGCTGATGGGCGTAGCCTGTATTATTTGGGTCTGGAAGGCGCTGCCTTCGCTGCCGGGTGAACCGGCGCACCAGAAGCAAAACATGTTTGGCCTGTTAAAGCGGCCGGGCGTGCTGGCGGGTATGCTCGCCATCTTCATGGCGTTTGCGGGTCAGTTCTCGTTCTTTACCTATATCCGCCCGGTTTACATGACGATGTCGGGCTTCGACGTTGACGGCCTGACGCTGGTGCTGCTGAGCTTTGGTATCGCAAGCTTCGTCGGCACCTCGCTTTCCGCGCCTATTCTGAAACGCTCGTTAAAGCTGGCGCTGGCCTGCGCGCCGCTGATTCTCGCCGTTAGCGCGGCGGTGCTGGTGCTGTGGGGAACGAATAAAACCGTGGCTTCGGTGATTGCGGTTGTCTGGGGCCTGGCCTTTGCCCTGGTGCCGGTAGGCTGGTCAACGTGGATCACCCGTTCGCTGGCGGACCAGGCGGAAAAAGCCGGGTCGATTCAGGTGGCCGTTATTCAGCTGGCCAACACCTGCGGCGCGGCGGTGGGCGGCCTGGCGCTGGATAACCTCGGCCTGCTGGCTCCGCTGATGCTATCCGGCAGCCTGATGCTGCTGACGGCCCTGCTGGTTGCGGTGAAGGTTCGGGCTTAA
- the fimA gene encoding type 1 fimbrial major subunit FimA, which yields MKLSKIASSLIATVALVSGAANAADPVTVNGGTVHFQGELVNAACAVSTQSDGQIVKLGQYRTAAFTKVGDTSSQIPFNIVLTDCDSTVAATASVAFTGQTDATDPTLLAVNSGGNATTAKGVGIEILDRGSKTLSPNGTVFSTAQTLNDGENTIPFTARYKATAATATAGAANADATFVMKYE from the coding sequence ATGAAATTAAGCAAAATCGCCTCTTCACTGATCGCCACCGTTGCTCTGGTAAGCGGCGCCGCTAACGCAGCAGATCCAGTTACCGTTAATGGCGGTACCGTGCATTTCCAGGGCGAGCTGGTTAACGCCGCTTGCGCAGTAAGCACTCAGTCCGACGGCCAGATCGTTAAGCTGGGCCAGTACCGTACCGCCGCTTTCACCAAAGTGGGCGATACCTCTTCCCAGATCCCATTCAACATCGTGCTGACCGATTGCGATAGCACCGTTGCGGCTACCGCTTCTGTGGCATTCACCGGCCAGACTGATGCAACCGATCCAACCCTGCTGGCGGTGAACTCAGGCGGTAACGCTACCACCGCGAAAGGCGTAGGTATCGAGATCCTGGATCGTGGTTCTAAGACGCTGTCTCCAAACGGGACCGTGTTCTCTACCGCTCAGACTCTGAACGACGGTGAGAACACCATTCCGTTCACCGCTCGCTATAAAGCTACTGCTGCTACCGCCACTGCCGGTGCTGCAAACGCGGACGCTACCTTCGTAATGAAATACGAATAA
- the fimI gene encoding type 1 fimbrial protein subunit FimI, giving the protein MTRKILLLAILAAVNPVQAKRIVVIHGGEVHMQGELVNGACAVAPESQEMTVQMGQYPSNVFKDVGSYAPPSIPFTLRLTDCRPEVYDHVGIAFQGSTPAEDPQVFLATSSVSGNDASSGIGLALFDQQQQLIIPNSEPASYSPITTQEMSFHFTARYRSVSKHMSPGNIRSDVWFTLVYP; this is encoded by the coding sequence ATGACAAGGAAAATCCTGCTCCTGGCTATTCTGGCAGCGGTGAATCCCGTTCAGGCAAAGCGCATTGTGGTTATCCACGGCGGTGAAGTGCACATGCAGGGCGAGTTGGTCAACGGCGCCTGCGCCGTCGCGCCTGAAAGTCAGGAAATGACCGTGCAAATGGGTCAGTACCCAAGCAACGTTTTTAAAGATGTTGGCAGCTACGCGCCGCCCAGCATCCCTTTTACCCTTCGGCTGACGGACTGCCGCCCGGAGGTTTATGACCATGTTGGTATCGCGTTCCAGGGCTCAACCCCGGCGGAAGATCCTCAGGTATTTCTGGCTACATCCAGCGTAAGCGGCAATGACGCCAGCAGCGGGATTGGCCTGGCGTTATTTGACCAACAGCAGCAGTTGATTATTCCAAATAGCGAACCGGCTTCATATTCGCCAATAACCACGCAGGAAATGAGCTTTCATTTTACTGCGCGTTATCGTTCGGTCTCTAAGCACATGTCGCCCGGAAATATTCGCTCCGACGTCTGGTTCACGCTGGTTTATCCCTGA
- the fimC gene encoding type 1 fimbria chaperone FimC → MLSLMITSLNAQAAGGIALGATRVIYPADAKQTSLAITNSDPKERFLVNSWIENDLGQKEKSFVVTPPLFVSEPKSENTLRIIYAGPQLPSDRESIFWMNVKAIPSVDKNSVEGKNVLQLAVLSRIKLFVRPKNLQMQPEDALKQIRFARSGQYLKISNPSPYYVSLVNLKMGNEKLPNTMVAPKNSVQVAVPSGVQGAVSFQSVNDYGAVTKAQAGVMQ, encoded by the coding sequence ATGCTCTCTTTAATGATTACCTCTCTTAATGCGCAGGCTGCGGGCGGTATTGCCCTGGGCGCCACGCGCGTTATTTACCCGGCCGATGCGAAACAAACGTCGCTGGCCATCACCAATAGCGATCCTAAAGAACGCTTTCTGGTGAACTCCTGGATTGAAAACGATCTGGGGCAGAAAGAGAAAAGCTTCGTGGTCACGCCGCCGCTGTTTGTCAGCGAGCCAAAAAGCGAGAACACGCTGCGTATTATCTATGCCGGACCGCAGCTGCCGAGCGACCGTGAGTCCATCTTCTGGATGAACGTTAAGGCGATTCCTTCGGTGGATAAAAACAGCGTTGAGGGCAAGAACGTCCTCCAACTGGCGGTTCTCTCCCGCATTAAGCTGTTTGTACGTCCTAAAAACCTGCAGATGCAGCCCGAAGACGCCCTCAAGCAGATTCGCTTCGCCCGCAGCGGCCAGTACCTGAAAATCAGCAACCCTTCTCCTTACTATGTGTCGCTGGTCAACCTGAAGATGGGCAACGAGAAGCTGCCTAACACCATGGTGGCACCAAAAAATAGCGTGCAGGTTGCCGTGCCGTCTGGCGTTCAGGGTGCCGTGAGCTTCCAGAGCGTGAACGATTACGGCGCGGTGACGAAAGCACAAGCGGGTGTCATGCAGTAA